A stretch of Triticum aestivum cultivar Chinese Spring chromosome 1D, IWGSC CS RefSeq v2.1, whole genome shotgun sequence DNA encodes these proteins:
- the LOC123180595 gene encoding Golgi apparatus membrane protein-like protein ECHIDNA: protein MDRPQVVSENYANPITCLFHVLFKASALAFYILFSLFVKSFVIIFVITVLLAALDFWVVKNVSGRILVGLRWWNEIDDDGNSVWKFECLDGESLARMNKKDSWLFWWTLYLNAAAWIILGIFSLIRLEADYLLVVGVCLTLSLANIVGFTKCNKDAKKNIRAFAENAAQNAITSRITSSLQSAFGI from the exons ATGGATCGGCCCCAG GTGGTCAGCGAGAACTATGCCAATCCTATAACATGCCTCTTCCATGTGCTCTTCAAG GCGTCGGCGCTGGCGTTCTACATCCTCTTCTCGCTCTTCGTGAAGAGCTtcgtcatcatctttgtcatcaccGTTCTCCTCGCTGCGCTTGACTTCTGGGTGGTGAAGAATGTCAGCGGAAGGATACTCGTCGGGCTGCGGTGGTGGAATGAGATTGACGATGATGGCAACAGTGTGTGGAAGTTCGAGTGCCTTGACGGGGAG TCTCTCGCTCGGATGAACAAAAAGGACTCGTGGCTGTTCTGGTGGACTCTTTACTTGAAC GCTGCTGCATGGATCATTCTTGGGATATTTTCACTCATTAGACTTGAAGCTGATTACCTTCTTGTTGTTGGAGTTTGCTTGACTCTAAGCCTTGCAAACATCGTGGGGTTCACCAAATGCAACAAAG ATGCCAAGAAGAACATCCGAGCTTTTGCTGAAAATGCCGCTCAAAACGCCATCACATCCCGCATCACATCATCCCTTCAGTCAGCATTCGGTATCTGA